The Accipiter gentilis chromosome 9, bAccGen1.1, whole genome shotgun sequence genome includes a region encoding these proteins:
- the INA gene encoding alpha-internexin: protein MSYGAEPAALAASYRHLFAEAPRRPEGAAGRRARPGAEPRPGRERSAEPRRARASEKEQLQGLNERFAGYIERVRALEERNRALAAELAALRERSAEPRRLGQLLGGELRALRARLEEAHGERAQAALERARLAEETQRLRARCEEEARGRAEAEQALRSRQQAAEGAARARADLERRAAALREELAALRSAHAEQLAQLGAALRAAAPAPAPAPGPAGRPDLAAALRELRAQYEALAARNLQAAEDWYRARCARLHERAARSQEAVRASRREAGECRRQLQARLAEMESLRGAHQSLERQLQELEERHSAEAAGLQDTIGQLEDDLRNTKTEMARHLREYQDLLNVKMALDIEIAAYRKLLEGEENLFNLGSVGVSALNPLPNPTYSFQPRGFSSSTLSFKEEEQGEVIKVTSKISCSRAEMIEGTITSAKKRGRLNLHEGIVANAKM from the exons ATGAGCTACGGCGCGGAGCCGGCGGCGCTGGCCGCCTCCTACCGCCACCTCTTCGCGGAGGCCCCGCGGCGGCccgagggggcggcgggccggcggGCGCGCCCGGGCGCGGAGCCGCGCCCGGGGCGGGAGCGCAGCGCCGAGCCGCGGCGGGCGCGGGCCAGCGAGAAGGAGCAGCTGCAGGGCCTGAACGAGCGCTTCGCCGGCTACATCGAGCGGGTGCGGGCGCTGGAGGAGCGGAACCGGGCGCTGGCGGCCGAGCTGGCGGCGCTGCGGGAGCGCTCGGCCGAGCCGCGCCGGCTGGGCCAGCTGCTGGGCGGGGAGCTGCGCGCCCTGCGCGCCCGCCTGGAGGAGGCGCACGGGGAGCGGGCGCAGGCGGCGCTGGAGCGGGCGCGCCTGGCCGAGGAGACGCAGCGGCTGCGGGCGCGCTGCGAGGAGGAGGCGCGGGGCCGCGCCGAGGCGGAGCAGGCCCTGCGCTCCCGGCAGCAGGCGGCCGAGGGggccgcccgcgcccgcgccgacctggagcggcgggcggcggcgctgcggGAGGAGCTGGCGGCGCTGCGCAGCGCCCACGCCGAGCAGCTGGCCCAGCTGGGCGCCGCGCTCcgcgccgccgcgccggccccggccccggcccccggcccggcggggcggcccgaCCTGGCGGCGGCGCTGCGGGAGCTGCGCGCCCAGTACGAGGCGCTGGCGGCCCGCAACCTGCAGGCGGCCGAGGACTGGTACCGCGCCCGCTGCGCCCGCCTCCACGAGCGGGCGGCCCGCAGCCAGGAGGCCGTGCGGGCCAGCCGCCGGGAGGCCGGCGAGTGCCGCCGCCAGCTGCAGGCCCGCCTCGCCGAGATGGAGAGCCTGCGCGGCGCCCACCAGTCCCTggagaggcagctgcaggagctggaggagcggCACAGCGCCGAGGCCGCCGGCCTGCAG GACACCATCGGGCAGCTGGAGGACGACCTGCGAAACACCAAAACCGAGATGGCTCGGCACTTGAGGGAGTACCAAGACCTGCTTAATGTCAAGATGGCCCTTGATATTGAGATAGCTGCCTACAG GAAGCttctggagggagaggagaaccTCTTCAACTTGGGAAGTGTCGGCGTTTCAGCACTCAATCCCCTCCCCAACCCTACTTACTCCTTCCAGCCAAGGGGCTTTAGTTCCTCTACTCTGTCCTTCAAGGAGGAGGAACAAGGAGAGGTTATTAAAGTGACCTCTAAAATATCATGCAGCAGGGCTGAGATGATTGAGGGGACCATAACCTCTGCCAAGAAAAGAGGGAGATTAAACCTGCATGAAGGAATTGTTGCGAATGCAAAAATGTAA